CCGTGGCCGAAGACGGCAGCGCGGTGGTGCCGTTGCTCGGCGGCCTGGCCGGGGTCAACGCGCTGGCCCGTGAGATTGCCAGTGCATTACAGGTGCCGCCGGCGATCACCACCAGCGGCGAGCTGCGTTTCGGCACCTGCCTGCTCAATCCGCCGGCCGGTTACGCACTGGCTGATCTGGAGCAGGGCAAGCGCTTCGTCTCCGACCTGTTGGGCGGCGAGACCGTGCGCATCGAGGGCGACGCCCCTTGGCTGGGTACGGCGCAGTTGCCGCAAGCCACCGATGCCCGGCGCACCATCCATGTCGGCCACGCGCTGCGTGAGCCGGCGGTCGATGAGCTGCTGATCCACCCGCGCAACGTGCTGGTGGCTATTGGCGAGGCGGGCGACGGGCTGGCCGACGAGGTGCGCGCTGTGCTGCGTCAGGCCGGTATCGCCCAGCCGTCCCTGGCCGGTCTGCTGGCCGCCGATGCCCAGATGGCCGATTCTCGCGTGCACCAGGCCGCCGCGCAGTTGCAGGTGCCGGTGCGCTATCTGGCGGCGTCGGATAGCGCGACGCGCCTGACCCAGACCGGCCTGGCGCTCCAGGTGCTGCCCGGTCCGCTGTCCATCGGGGTGGCCGCACGGCCGTTGAACATGACGCGCATCGGTCGCCCGCGTGGGCGGCTGGCGGTCATCGGCCTGGGGCCTGGCGCGCGCGAGCTGATGGTCCCTGCGGTGCAGGCCGAGCTGGCGCGTGCCACCGACGTCCTGGGCTACGAGACCTACGTGCGCATGGCCGGCCCGTTCCGTGACGATCAGGTGCTGCATAACACCGACAACCGCGAAGAGATGCAGCGCGCGCGGCATGCCTTCGAGCTGGCCGCTCAAGGACGTTCGGTGGTCATGGTGTCCTCGGGTGACCCGGGGGTGTTCGCCATGGCTGCCGCGGTGCTCGAAGCGCTGCATGAAGTGGTCGACGATCCGGCCCGTGAGGACTGGCGCGGCGTCGAGCTGCAGATTCTGCCCGGCGTGTCTGCCAGCCTGGCCACGGCGGCACTGGCCGGTGCGCCCCTGGGGCATGACTTCTGCGTGGTGTCGCTGTCGGACAACCTCAAGCCCTGGTCGATCATCGAGCGACGCCTTGACCTGGCGGCGCAGGCCGATCTGGTGCTGGCCTTCTACAACCCGATCTCCCGTGCCCGGCCCTGGCAACTGGGGCAGGCGCTGGACATCGTGCGTCGGCATCGCGCAGCGGACACCCCGGTCACCCTGGGCCGCGACGTAGGCCGCCCGGCACAGGCGCTGCGGGTGGTGACCCTCGGCGAGCTGACGCCGGAAATGGTCGACATGCGCACCATGGTGCTGGTCGGCTCGTCGACCACCTGCACCTTCCCGCGGGCCGATGGCGGGCAGTGGGTGTATACCCCGCGCTGGTATGGCAGCAAGCCCTGACCCCTCGGCGGCCGGTCCTTCGGGGTCGGCCGCTGACGTTGTCCGCCGTAGGAAACGGTCCGTAACAAGTATTCAGAACCTGTATTGAACCCCGCGATTTCCTCTCTGATGTGAGGCGCCATTGCCGGACGCGCGCCGATCACTGCTGTCATCCGTTTCTCTGCATTTTTGTTGCCCTTCCGGCGGCTGTGGTTCTCGCCTTTGGGCTGGGGGGTAATGGAGAAAATTCTGTATTCAGCTCGCGGTAGGAGGCAGACCGATCCTACAGCCAGCAGATCGTATTCCGCCCTTTGCTGGCGGTAGGGCCGCTCGGCGTTCCTCGCTAGCCTGCGGGTCGTCCATGAGGACTCCCACCCAAGAAGGAACGATGATCATGAATACCCCAAGCCCTTTGAACGCCGACCCACGCCTGAACTACATCGCCAATTGCGAGCTGAGCGACTGCAGCCATTCGCTGGCCGAGCATGTTGCCGCGACGCCGATGGCCCTAGACGATGAGCAACCCGCACCGGTCGCTCAAGGGGCCGTGGTCGCCAGCAGCCTGCTGGCCTTCACCGAAGGCACCTCGACGCAGAATCGCCAGGACGTTATGGACTCCTTCCTGTTCGCCACCCTGGTGGCCAACAAGGCCTTCAACCCGGAAACCGAGAGCCCACTGTGGTACGGCAAGTTCAACGAGGTGCTGTCGCGCCTCGGCTGGCTGTCCAGCCAGTGGCGCTACGCCCGCTACCAGGCGCAGGGGCAGCGCCTGTCCATGGACCAGGTTGGCCTGGAAATCATCGCCTCGGCCCTGGCCGCCGCCGCGTTACCCGGCCCGGCTTCCGTGGCCATGCTCAAAGTCGCCACCGATGCCGTACAGGCGCTGCGGGCCAAGGACGAGCCACTGCGTCTGTTCGAGCGCCAGAGCCGCACTCACCAGGGTGGTCATTTCCGCATGGCGTCGTGCAGCGAGTCCGGCGATGGGCTGGTCAACGTGGTGATGGGGGCGGTCAGCTTCAAGGCCAACACCGAAGTGCGCGATGTTCTGTTCTGGGAATGGGGCAGCGCCGATGTCGAGACTTATCGCGGTGAAGACAGCCTGGTGCTGAACAGCCGCCTGTATGCCCAGCACCGTGAGCTGGTGCAGGAGAAGCTGGCGGCCGGCTCGCGCCAGGCCATCGCCGAGTTCGATATCTGAAGACCGGGTGCCAGACAGGAGCGGATCATGAACCAGCCATCGAGTGACGTGATCGTCAATGCCGGTTGCCTGTTGTTCTTCCATGGGCAGCCCCACGACCAGGACGTTCTGGACTCCACCCTCTACGTGCAACTGGCCGCCTCGCGCAAGCATTCGCGCTTCGCCGAGTACCCGCAGTGGAAGGCCACCTGGTTGCAGGCCGCACTGCGCTTTGGCTGGCTGTCACAGGCCAGCGAAAGCTTCTTGCAGCCGGCACCGGAACTGACCACGGCCACGCTCTGGGACTGGGCGCGCGCGTGGCGGCCCGGGTTCGTCAGCGCTGCCTTGCTCGAACGCAGCGAAGCAGCGCTGGCCGACTGTCAGGCCCTGCAACCGGCGTTCGAACTGTTCGCCTCCCAGGTGCTGGCACCGGAGGGCACAACCTTGGCCCTGCAGCTGGGGTTGGTGGACACCGATGACAGCCTTACGCTGCTGCAGCTGCATTTCACCAGCCGTTGCGCCCTGGCCGCCGATGAACTGCTGGGCCCTTGGTGTCGCGAGCGCATTCGCGGCAACGTGAGCCTGAGCTTTCACCGGCTGATCCTCTCTCATACGCTCTATGCGCCGTTGCGCGAGGCTTTCGCCAAGGCCTTGCGCGATCGGCGTCCAGGGTTGGTCATGCCGCTTGCGCGGCGCGCGGAAATGCCATGAGTGCGCCGGACTTCGTTGCCCGAGTGGGCGAGCTGGACAGCTTGTTGGCATTCTACGCCTCGGTGCCGACCGAATACCGGGACGACATTCAGGACGTGTTGCTATACGCCCAGCTGTTCGCCAGCCATCTCAATGACTTCCAGGGCCAGTGGCACAACTGGATGCACTACTACCGCGATCGTCTGGAAAGTCATGGCTTCGTGCGGCAGAACCTGGTGATCAAGGATGCGGTACTGCTCAGCAGTGTCTCGGACTTCGAGACCGCCAGCTTCCGCCTGGCCAGCAGCGTGGCCAGCGCCGAGGTCAGCGCGCTGGTTCGAGGGGCGGTTCGCTGGTTGGGTATTCGTGACATGGCCACGGCTTACTTTCGCGGCGGCGGATTTTCCGAAAGCCGCGGCAGTATGCAGATCGTGCCCTGCGAGATGACCAACGACGGTCTGCCAAGCGTGATGCTCTGTGCGCTGCGGGTCGGCGTCGACCATGGTTCGGCCGGCATGCGTCGGCTGGTGCTGCACTTCAAGGGCGGCAGCTACCGGTTCGAACCCCAGCGTTATGCTGCACGTCGTGCCAGCGTGCAGGGCTATCTGGCTGACAAGAGCCACGCGGTGATTCGGGCGTTCGACCCGAGCGAGCTGGGCTTGCTGGCGCCTTGAACGGCGCTAGCCGGTA
The Pseudomonas sp. DTU_2021_1001937_2_SI_NGA_ILE_001 DNA segment above includes these coding regions:
- the cobJ gene encoding precorrin-3B C(17)-methyltransferase, which produces MADNAPAIVILGNGGLATARRIQQVLPAAQVLGLEGRVQGADHAYAEFGATLRQLYQSGAPIIALCAAGIVIRTLAPLLQEKGSEPPVLAVAEDGSAVVPLLGGLAGVNALAREIASALQVPPAITTSGELRFGTCLLNPPAGYALADLEQGKRFVSDLLGGETVRIEGDAPWLGTAQLPQATDARRTIHVGHALREPAVDELLIHPRNVLVAIGEAGDGLADEVRAVLRQAGIAQPSLAGLLAADAQMADSRVHQAAAQLQVPVRYLAASDSATRLTQTGLALQVLPGPLSIGVAARPLNMTRIGRPRGRLAVIGLGPGARELMVPAVQAELARATDVLGYETYVRMAGPFRDDQVLHNTDNREEMQRARHAFELAAQGRSVVMVSSGDPGVFAMAAAVLEALHEVVDDPAREDWRGVELQILPGVSASLATAALAGAPLGHDFCVVSLSDNLKPWSIIERRLDLAAQADLVLAFYNPISRARPWQLGQALDIVRRHRAADTPVTLGRDVGRPAQALRVVTLGELTPEMVDMRTMVLVGSSTTCTFPRADGGQWVYTPRWYGSKP